A single genomic interval of Acaryochloris thomasi RCC1774 harbors:
- a CDS encoding PaaI family thioesterase, which yields MDITKVPFVKYTGIQYGTSGVLELEAREHLENHMGAVHASAQFALAETASGAHLQTLFPELVGKVIPLLRDAAIKFKAPATTSISAHVSAAEDSVASFQKQFQRKGRSSIEVTVDLIDSNNSVTCSCLFKWFIQRIESE from the coding sequence ATGGATATTACTAAAGTTCCCTTTGTGAAATATACGGGAATTCAATACGGTACCTCTGGTGTGTTGGAGCTAGAAGCTCGTGAACATCTTGAGAATCATATGGGAGCAGTGCACGCTAGCGCTCAATTCGCCTTGGCGGAAACAGCAAGTGGTGCCCACTTACAAACCCTCTTCCCTGAGTTAGTGGGCAAGGTTATTCCCTTACTGCGCGATGCCGCTATCAAGTTCAAGGCACCAGCAACGACATCCATCTCTGCCCATGTTTCTGCCGCCGAGGACTCAGTAGCAAGCTTCCAAAAGCAATTTCAAAGAAAGGGGCGAAGTTCAATAGAGGTCACCGTTGACCTAATTGACTCAAATAATTCAGTCACTTGTTCTTGCTTATTCAAATGGTTTATTCAGCGTATAGAGTCAGAATAA
- a CDS encoding ankyrin repeat domain-containing protein, translated as MLFRCFAAFAVPLLFLGAAGCDIAIRSPESFASKSASTKPALIEATLAGDVGEVRSHLQSNADPNTTHNTNTALTYAARDGYTEIAQLLIDAGAEVNWIDREGVTPLILASLKGHTKIAQLLLHHGADKTVIDQWNRTALDYALRRGEADPIVKLLRMKQ; from the coding sequence ATGCTTTTTCGTTGCTTCGCTGCGTTCGCCGTTCCTCTTCTCTTTTTAGGTGCTGCGGGTTGCGATATCGCAATTAGGTCTCCAGAATCTTTTGCTTCAAAATCTGCCTCTACAAAGCCAGCACTTATAGAGGCGACGCTAGCGGGTGACGTGGGAGAGGTGAGATCGCATCTTCAATCCAATGCAGATCCGAATACTACACACAACACAAACACCGCTCTCACCTATGCCGCACGTGATGGCTATACAGAGATTGCGCAGCTACTTATTGACGCAGGTGCAGAAGTAAACTGGATTGATCGAGAAGGCGTCACGCCGCTCATATTGGCCTCACTGAAGGGTCATACAAAAATAGCCCAGCTTTTGCTCCACCATGGAGCCGACAAAACCGTGATCGACCAATGGAATCGAACGGCCCTAGATTATGCTCTGAGACGGGGCGAGGCCGATCCAATTGTGAAGCTGTTGAGAATGAAACAGTAA